Proteins from a genomic interval of Gadus macrocephalus chromosome 2, ASM3116895v1:
- the LOC132471851 gene encoding serine/threonine-protein kinase WNK4-like: METGGPSGGPSRGPGALSAADLDSSTDSEGEERVRRREEREEREEEETRAVASSPDGRYLKFCVELGRGSFKTVSRGLDTVTTMEVAWCELQTSRLSTEERHRFQEEVQMLKGLQHPNIVRFYDSWKCHVQGQKVLILVTELMTSGTLKTYLKRFKEMKMKLLQRWSLQILRGLAFLHSRSPPILHRDLKCDNVFITGPTGSVKIGDLGLATLKNAPYAKSVIGTPEFMAPEMYEERYDEAVDVYAFGMCLLEMSTSEYPYAECHSAGHIYRKVTSGIKPDSFFKVKDPELKEIIEGCIQTNSSERYTIQDLLDLWFFQDPGGPRDPGGVRAEDPSAFRVEEPVGVRVELASAEDDQSSALKLWLRMAGLQGRYRGNTAIEFLFELHKDVPEEVAQEMVVLGFVCEADYKPVAKAIRERVTVIKRQREQQLAQEVLPSRQEAVSNELVDISEPPTTTTQMSNPDFSPAPSPDSTYQVYRRTKHYLPFLSISTEQVPCPFRRSTGSKGACCPPRRPSVPLDAPRPSVPLDAPRPSVPLDAPRPSVTFPPRGKAIVEEITAQSHFYPLPLPLILKG; this comes from the exons ATGGAGACCGGGGGGCCCAGCGGGGGTCCCAGCCGGGGGCCAGGGGCCCTCTCTGCAGCGGACCTGGACTCCAGTACGGACTCGGAGGGTGAGGAGCGGGTGAGGAGgcgggaggagcgggaggagcgggaggaggaggagacgcggGCCGTGGCCTCGTCCCCCGACGGCCGCTACCTCAAGTTCTGCGTGGAGCTGGGCCGCGGCTCCTTCAAGACCGTGAGCCGCGGCCTGGACACCGTCACCACCATGGAGGTGGCCTGGTGCGAGCTGCAG ACGAGCCGTCTGTCCACAGAGGAGCGGCATCGTTTCCAGGAGGAGGTCCAGATGTTGAAGGGTCTGCAGCATCCGAACATCGTTCGTTTCTACGACTCCTGGAAGTGCCACGTCCAGGGTCAGAAGGTCCTGATCCTGGTCACGGAGCTGATGACCTCCGGGACACTCAAAAC GTACCTGAAGAGGTTCAAGGAGATGAAGATGAAGCTGCTCCAGCGCTGGAGCCTGCAGATCCTGCGGGGGCTGGCCTTCCTCCACTCCCGCTCGCCGCCCATCCTGCACCGCGACCTCAAGTGTGACAACGTCTTCATCACCGGCCCGACCGGCTCCGTGAAGATCGGAGACCTGGGCCTGGCCACGCTGAAGAACGCCCCGTACGCCAAGAGCGtcatag GGACCCCAGAGTTCATGGCCCCAGAGATGTACGAGGAGCGCTACGACGAGGCGGTGGACGTGTACGCCTTCGGGATGTGCCTCCTGGAGATGAGCACCTCCGAGTACCCCTACGCAGAGTGTCACAGCGCCGGACACATCTACCGCAAGGTCACCAGC GGCATTAAGCCAGACAGTTTCTTCAAAGTAAAAGACCCCGAGCTGAAGGAGATCATAGAGGGCTGCATCCAAACCAACAGCAGCGAACG CTACACCATCCAGGACCTGCTagatctctggttcttccaggACCCCGGTGGACCCCGAGACCCCGGTGGGGTCCGGGCGGAGGACCCCAGCGCGTTCCGGGTGGAGGAGCCCGTTGGAGTCCGGGTGGAGCTGGCGTCCGCAGAAGACGACCAGAGCTCCGCCCTCAAACTGTGGCTCCGCATGGCCGGGCTGCAGGGCCGTTACCGCGGCAACACGGCCATCGAGTTCCTCTTCGAACTCCACAAGGACGTCCCGGAGGAGGTGGCCCAGGAGAtg GTGGTGCTTGGCTTCGTTTGCGAGGCTGATTATAAGCCTGTTGCCAAGGCGATCAGGGAGCGGGTCACCGTCATCAAGCGGCAGCGAGAGCAGCAACTGGCGCAGGAAGTCCTCCCAAGCAGGCAGGAAGCTGTCAGCAACGAGCTTGTCGACATCTCGGAGCCACCAACCACAACCACTCAGATGTCTAATCCTGATTtcagtcccgccccctctccagaTTCCACCTATCAGGTATACAGAAGAACAAAACACTATCTGCCATTTTTGAGTATTTCAACGGAGCAGGTGCCTTGCCCGTTCAGACGTTCAACAGGTTCAAAAGGAGCCTGCTGTCCCCCTCGACGCCCCTCAGTCCCCCTCGACGCCCCTCGGCCCTCAGTCCCCCTCGACGCCCCTCGGCCCTCAGTCCCCCTCGACGCCCCTCGGCCCTCAGTCACCTTCCCGCCGAGGGGCAAGGCGATCGTCGAGGAGATtacggcccaatcccatttctaccccttacccctcccccttattttgaaggggtaa